A window of Bacillus sp. DX3.1 genomic DNA:
TCTTCATCTTTCCCAAATTGAAATAAGGATGGAATCATTTCTTCTGATAAATATTCGGTATCTACAGATAGTTTTATATTGTTCATTTCAAACGAATCCCTAGACGCAACTGTAAAGCCCCAATTTCCAAATGAAGGAATATCTAAATGATAATTTTTCACATGTAGTCCTGTAGACTTCACCGTCTTACTAATGGTCCAAAAGGCTTCCGTTGCAAATACTGGCGAAGTAGATTGTATAGAGACAAACCCCGACGGAGCTAAATGATTTCTAACAAGACTATAAAATTCCCACGTGTACAGTTTATTCAATGCTTCATTATTTGGATCAGGCAAATCAATGATGATAACATCATAAAGCTTATGTGTTCGTTTTAAAAAATTGAATGCATCATCATTAATAATATTCATTTTATTCGAATCAAACGACTTTTGATTTAATCGTAGTAAATGAGGATTTTCTTTTGCCAGCTTAATCATCTCTGGATCCAAATCAACTAAAGTGATTGTTTTTACCTCTTTATATTTTAAAAGTTCCCTCGTCGCTAAACCATCTCCGCCACCGAGCACTAAAACGTTTTGTTTTTGAGGAGCGAGAGACATCGGTATATGTATTAATGCTTCATGATATCTGTGCTCATCTGCCTCTGAGAATTGCAGCTGTCCATTTTGATATAATCGAACATCTCCAGGGCCTTTTGTCATAATAATATTTTGATATTTCGTTTCTTTTTTTAGTACAATTGGATCCCGGTATAACTTATTTTCCAATGTATAAGCGTACTTTTCTCCAAACAGAAAACCTAGTCCAATTAAAATCGTTAAGACAATACCAGTGTAACGCAAATAGGTATGACTCATTTCTTTTTTAAAGACAAAACTTAGCCATACTGCAACAATAATATTAATAAATGCAATTAAAAAAGCGGTCTTAATAAGACCTAACATTGGTCTCAATAACAAGGCAAACGTCACTGTTCCAATTAAACTTCCCGCATAATCGAAGAAAAGCACTTTTGCTGTAGATTCTTTTAAATCCGCATTAATTTCTTCTGATTTTCGAATCAAAAGCGGTAATTCTAAACCCGTTAAATAGCCTGTAATAATAATGATAGAATATAAGGTTATTTTTGCTGTTCCATCACCGAAGTGAGCTTGCATAAAGAAAACCATAAAAATGGAAAATCCGCCGATAATTGCAATGAGATACTCTGTCACAATAAAGGTTGATAATAAATGGCTGTGAAACTTTTCACTGTGCATGGCACCGATACCCATTCCACTTAAAAAAAGCCCGATTGTCAAACAGTAAAAGAGTGTAGAATCTCCAAATAAATAGCCACCAGCTGCACCATAAAGGACTTGATATACAATACCACAAATCGATACAATCCCTGAAGAAGTGAAAATTCTTCTTTTTTGAATTGCTTTTTCTTTTTCTGTCATATCCACACTCCCTTTGTAAAAACTTCTCGTTAGATCGGGATAGATACATTCACTGCTTCATAGAAAAAAGAACCTACACTGGCAGGTTCTTCTACGAAATAGCTCCTGATGTAATCAATGCCACCGCTAAAGAAATACTAGCCGCAATAATACCTACAGCAACATTTCCATTTTCAATTTCTTTATCAACACGAAAGCGCGGAGTAAGAAACTCAAAGATGAAATAGCCAATTAACATAAGTACAAAGCCAATAACTCCCCAAATAGCTGCTCCAAGAAGAGAATCATTCGTAGCAATAGCTGATTTCATAATCAACGTAATCCCTACAATTTTTCCAAGAAACTGAATGGCAACAGCTTTATTTCCTTTTAACAACTGCTCTCGATCGTTATACGGTGTAATCATTTCAAAAATAAACATACAAACGAGTGTAACACCTGATAAAACTACAAAGTAGAGAAGCGTATGTAATACTTCTTGTATATCTAAAATTTCTTCAAACATGAACTCTATTCCCCCTATTTCCCTGCTCCTGGACCACCGCCACGAACTGAATTTCCACTTCGTATGGAGCCATTCTCAGATGATTGTTTTACAACACTCATGGAATAACTTCCACTTGATCCCGAAGAACCCGAACTTTCTTCTTCTTCCTTTTGGAAATAAGCAGGATTATTTCTTAAAGCACTCATGTATCCTTTATAACCACTTTTTTTCTTCTTAAAATCAAACTCTGCTTTATTCCATCCATACAGCGTAGTAGCAATTCCTAATACACCCATTGTTTCTAACAAAGAAAAATCATAGCTACTTTCAGCAAAGTCTTCATCAGCTACTTCAACAATTGTATGATTCAGATTTGCTGGATCCTGAGTAATTTGTATAAATTCTTCACCGGAACCTTCAGGGTACAAAATAAACATTTCAGTATTACTTTCTTTTGACACATACTTTGGTTTTTCATCAGCAATAATTTCTTGTGCCACTTCTTTCACAGATTTATTTTCCGCAGTGTACACTTCAGCGATATCGCCTACATCATTTTCCATTGTTTCCATATATTCATAATTAGACGAAACAAATCCCCCCGTATTACTACAAGCTGTCAAGATTAATAGTAATGATGAGATAATCAAAAGAATTTTTTTCATTGTGAACGATGTTACCCCCTACAATAAATTCTATTTTTAATTATAATTGGATTATATAGGGAAAACTACTAAAATATTATATCATAATAAATTATTCTTCCCTTTATGAAAAAATACTCTTCATTTCACTTTGTCAAAGCAAGCTTTACAATATACCTCTCTTGCCGATTTTGCTAAACATACATCAAAGCGCCCAATCCACATGTTCTTTTCTGGCGGTAACTTTACACATGCAACAAGCTCTTCTTCGTATTGAATCGTTTTCTGGCAAGCAGAACATTTCAATTCTTTTTTTTGAACATATTTTTTAACATTATTACAACCTCACCTTTTTATCTTCCTATACAAATATACTCTCGAAATTATTTATTTTTGTAAAAAATATTTATACACAAAACGCTAACAAGCAGTTATCATCCACCTACTCTACTCAATTTTGAGATGAGTCATATTGCTCGTTAAATCGGGATAAATAAAGTTATATTACAAAAGTAAGAGGAACTAAAAACCACACCCTATCAAACTGCAAATTATGTAGGCTTTTCTTCGGTTATTGTCGATTTCCATCAACATACATTTTCAGAAAGTATGATATAATAGTATAAAATCTTTTACAGAAAGGATTTAGATATCATGATCGCTCGAAGGAGCATGTGGCATCGAATTGACGAATCTTACACGTAGCGTGTTTTTCAGCTTAGATACTTTTGTCTAGCGAAAAAAATACGAGAGTGGGGAAATTATGATTGCCCGAAGGATAATTTGGCAAAAAAAAGACTCTTCTTACACATAGCGTTTTGTTTAGGTTGTTATATACTCGCTAAGCTAAGCAAAACAAAGAAGAGAGCAGGATTGCTAAATGACAAATCCTACTCCAAGTTTTGTTTAGTCTACTTTAAGCCTAAACTAAAACGAAAGTAGGGAGAATTGATGGACGAGAGGATAATTCGTTATTTCTTCAGTGATATATAGCGTAGTTAGACGTATATGAACTAACTAGCTGTTATGTAGGCGTAGTTAGTTTATAAAAAAGCAATGAGCTACTAACTACGGAAAGAAGGAATAACGATGAGGAACATCCAAAGTCGACAATTTATTAAAGAAATTTTTATGGTTTTAATCGGTTCATTTATTTTATCTGCAACGCTATATCACATTCATTTTCAAAACCACTTAACAGAAGGTGGCTTTGTAGGAATCGCGTTATTTATACAAAACTTTTTTGACATTTCACCGTCCATTTCAACTGTTTTAATGGATATTCCAGTCATTTTACTATGTGCTACATTTTTAGGTAAAAAAATGGTCGGTTATTCATTTATGGGTTCGATTTCATTTGGAGTATTTTATTCTTTAATGGAAAACTATTCTCCTTTCACGGTAGATTTATCCAATAATTTATTTGTAGCCGCAGTAGTAGGCGGAGCGTTAGCTGGTATTGGACTCGGTTTTATATTGCGATTCGGTGGTGCAACTGGCGGAGACGACATTTTAACGATTGTGTTGAGTAACAAAACACGATTTACAGTTGGTCAAATTTTCTTCGTCTTTGACGCGCTTGTCATTGCACTTTCATTATATTATTTAACATGGACAGAAATTGCCTTTACAATTCTTTCAATTGCCGTTCAAGCAAAAGCATTGGATTTGATCTATTATCCAAGAGCAGAAAAGAAAACAGTATCTATTCCAATGTCAAAAAAACATGCAACAAACTAAAAAAAGCGAAAGGCTCCGGCCTCTCGCTTTTTTCATGCTTTTTCCTTTTCTAATATGTAACGCACTTGATAAAATCGATTTGCAAATTCCGTTACATTACGTGTTAAGCGGTAATTCACCGTGGATCCAATCGCCATCCCCAATACTGGAATCCCTTGAAATAACTTACGACGCAGCGCATAAATTGAAAATGTCTTCATAATTTGTTTTAACACAACTTGTACAGAAGCTGGGTTTAATACTTCTTCGTCCCCTTCATAAAAGAACGGTGCTGCCTCTTCTTGTTCTAGCTCCTGAAGCAAATTATACCAAGCATATTGCTGTAACCGTGCCGGCAATAACGATGCATGGAATACCTTTAATGCAAGCATCATTTCATACGGCTTATTTACATCATGACCAAATGATGTCGCAATGAGCTGAACGGCTTTCACATTTAGCCCGATCATCACTGGGAAATCTGCGGTTAATAATAACAAGCCACCGACTCCTGCTACACCGCCCTGTACAAAGGAATAAAGACGATGTCGTGCTGTCTGCTGCTCTGCTATGTATGCTAATTGGTCGATTGATAATGACTTCATATCCTCCATTTGCTCAATGGAATCATCAAATAATCGTGCCGTTCCTAAAATACGATTGCGTGCATCAAGCTGTGACTGCGAGCTTTGAATAAATGCATGGAGATGGAATAACCATCCATCTGCTTTCATCATAAAATCGTTGCGCTTTTTCTCCGGCAATTTGGCAAATGTAACATGCAACCATTTATCAAACATCTTTTGAAAATCGGTAGACTCTTGTTCCAACAATTGCTGTTCCCAATGTTTAATATCTTGTAAAATGGCTTGTTCTCGCTTCGATAGCATCGTAACAACCACCTCGCTCAATTTTTTTCTATTGTAACATATTTCCGCTTTTTCTTTGCAAACCTGCTAAGCTAAATATATATTTATCCA
This region includes:
- a CDS encoding DUF350 domain-containing protein; this translates as MFEEILDIQEVLHTLLYFVVLSGVTLVCMFIFEMITPYNDREQLLKGNKAVAIQFLGKIVGITLIMKSAIATNDSLLGAAIWGVIGFVLMLIGYFIFEFLTPRFRVDKEIENGNVAVGIIAASISLAVALITSGAIS
- a CDS encoding EcsC family protein; this encodes MLSKREQAILQDIKHWEQQLLEQESTDFQKMFDKWLHVTFAKLPEKKRNDFMMKADGWLFHLHAFIQSSQSQLDARNRILGTARLFDDSIEQMEDMKSLSIDQLAYIAEQQTARHRLYSFVQGGVAGVGGLLLLTADFPVMIGLNVKAVQLIATSFGHDVNKPYEMMLALKVFHASLLPARLQQYAWYNLLQELEQEEAAPFFYEGDEEVLNPASVQVVLKQIMKTFSIYALRRKLFQGIPVLGMAIGSTVNYRLTRNVTEFANRFYQVRYILEKEKA
- a CDS encoding YitT family protein; translation: MRNIQSRQFIKEIFMVLIGSFILSATLYHIHFQNHLTEGGFVGIALFIQNFFDISPSISTVLMDIPVILLCATFLGKKMVGYSFMGSISFGVFYSLMENYSPFTVDLSNNLFVAAVVGGALAGIGLGFILRFGGATGGDDILTIVLSNKTRFTVGQIFFVFDALVIALSLYYLTWTEIAFTILSIAVQAKALDLIYYPRAEKKTVSIPMSKKHATN
- a CDS encoding DUF4247 domain-containing protein, translating into MKKILLIISSLLLILTACSNTGGFVSSNYEYMETMENDVGDIAEVYTAENKSVKEVAQEIIADEKPKYVSKESNTEMFILYPEGSGEEFIQITQDPANLNHTIVEVADEDFAESSYDFSLLETMGVLGIATTLYGWNKAEFDFKKKKSGYKGYMSALRNNPAYFQKEEEESSGSSGSSGSYSMSVVKQSSENGSIRSGNSVRGGGPGAGK
- a CDS encoding polyamine aminopropyltransferase: MTEKEKAIQKRRIFTSSGIVSICGIVYQVLYGAAGGYLFGDSTLFYCLTIGLFLSGMGIGAMHSEKFHSHLLSTFIVTEYLIAIIGGFSIFMVFFMQAHFGDGTAKITLYSIIIITGYLTGLELPLLIRKSEEINADLKESTAKVLFFDYAGSLIGTVTFALLLRPMLGLIKTAFLIAFINIIVAVWLSFVFKKEMSHTYLRYTGIVLTILIGLGFLFGEKYAYTLENKLYRDPIVLKKETKYQNIIMTKGPGDVRLYQNGQLQFSEADEHRYHEALIHIPMSLAPQKQNVLVLGGGDGLATRELLKYKEVKTITLVDLDPEMIKLAKENPHLLRLNQKSFDSNKMNIINDDAFNFLKRTHKLYDVIIIDLPDPNNEALNKLYTWEFYSLVRNHLAPSGFVSIQSTSPVFATEAFWTISKTVKSTGLHVKNYHLDIPSFGNWGFTVASRDSFEMNNIKLSVDTEYLSEEMIPSLFQFGKDEDETITIDGKTIELPVNRLNEPNLLDLYEKGWNFY